The following proteins are encoded in a genomic region of Drosophila willistoni isolate 14030-0811.24 unplaced genomic scaffold, UCI_dwil_1.1 Seg87.1, whole genome shotgun sequence:
- the LOC6645171 gene encoding proteasome subunit beta type-1, whose product MRRGATTKLLGIQSHFFFPVMRGETVTSASIFNPHEYIGGTLVAIAGNDFATIACDTRLTNDFNIRKMRSQSKLFDVSPQTVLGSVGCRCDTLALVSLVRSFSLKYELDNLMPVCPDSLASMLTRTKLTRQYFVSTVVTGIDSKGLGAVYFNDPIGNYLRLPYHISGTGGRIILPTLNWFEGNEEDHMNAITTSLTVDKTVQISMEAFRAARDCDSFTGNCMFINIITREGVQFKQLPLP is encoded by the exons ATGAGGAGAGGAGCCACCACCAAATTGCTGGGTATACAGTCGCATTTTTTCTTCCCGGTGATGCGCGGAGA AACTGTTACATCTGCCAGCATCTTCAATCCTCATGAATATATTGGCGGTACTCTGGTGGCCATTGCTGGTAACGATTTTGCTACAATTGCATGTGATACGCGCTTGACCAACGATTTCAATATCCGGAAGATGCGCAGCCAGAGCAAACTATTTGATGTTTCACCACAAACAGTTCTGGGATCGGTTGGTTGTCGGTGCGATACTCTAGCTCTTGTCTCTTTGGTACGCAGTTTCTCGCTCAAGTATGAACTGGATAACTTAATGCCCGTTTGCCCCGATTCGTTGGCCAGTATGCTAACACGTACCAAGCTTACACGCCAGTACTTTGTGTCCACTGTGGTTACTGGCATTGATTCCAAAGGTCTGGGAGCTGTATATTTCAATGATCCAATTGGAAATTATCTACGTTTACCCTATCATATTTCTGGAACTGGTGGACGCATAATATTGCCTACTTTGAACTGGTTCGAAGGTAATGAGGAGGATCATATGAATGCTATAACAACATCGCTGACTGTGGATAAAACTGTGCAAATCTCAATGGAGGCATTCAGGGCAGCTCGCGACTGTGACAGTTTTACAGGGA